In the Drosophila biarmipes strain raj3 chromosome X, RU_DBia_V1.1, whole genome shotgun sequence genome, one interval contains:
- the LOC108024147 gene encoding uncharacterized protein CG43867 isoform X9 yields the protein MDNYRKKVRAMEQRLSEWPKPPPQQPQHLHQPVPSQSQEQQTRSKSSPSHQVGGATAAGSVGSSVAPSQEAEKTITSLEIQVEEQRQLRLHDARQIEAKAAKIKEWVNNKLRDLEEQNQLLREQNVKCNQQLELLKNHIANQSQRHSIVGPVRNSLSLDVQDFAGSGSSTEHRRRSESLDPQEIIGRPLTTSYPHHQHRRNLSMEPQELERNLVAAVDGLTLAPLSSISCKAPGGVIAGSGGVPRPDSSDTDTAHDYAEIYTPSCERLPAWMKNNPALMTSGGNSSTTTTTTSELGVPRPPTPPLHRFPSWEAKIYQVANDGLAGAGTGLSTTESTVIQEPDIQEGIGTTPSNDRRYIQSHESGTVDGNGTLGSTPGTPLPPSRQQQTASGGYCDISVPVYATVKGRASQIRSMPFTGDSSDDSSDGEDHAVMLTHHSHNSSSTENTETSTSGSASSPSKSLKTSSSLSPAKRSGSESPKNAKARVHIPPRISTTHSSHTIQHIQLQSYQPHTLPHNSHNHLFKAYTRTPSSGQMTLPRLHTGPKHGHALQRANAFSPLQHIRGTVISDLSFESGLSDDYALPPDAVSESTCMDASMPSLLMRQSYVDSPSKKIESLEKMGHLAKLGGKLKTWRKRWFVLKNGSLNYWKSQHDVQRKPQGQIQLDEACRINRAEGASTFEIDTGKKVYYLTADSHTTMDDWIRVLQNVQRKNATKLLLSRDDQKPTVQGWVTKVKNGHPKKCWCVLLGKMFLYFKAPAETNPLGQINMRDARVEEVEHVSDSDSEEREDAAQDQARLTVAIYPAHQGPTYLILSGKPDRDNWLYHLTVVSGGGPSAGTQYEQLVQKLMETDGDPNCVLWRHPILLHTKDTITAPLSSMHTETMQPEAIKLFKSIQLFMSVAVNQPGIDYHVVLAQNALQHALDMPELQTEMICILIKQTSRHMGQKLSVGVQVNKKLGKQTRQLLLCATQSLFTCDTQQAGHAQANGSSPTSIQAPAATPIIDCKSNPPAYSFVQSWQLLALAVSLFVPRTSRLLWYLKLHLSRNADTKTETGKYAAYCERALERTLKNGGRETKPSRMEVLSILLKNPYHHNLPHAIPVHMMNTTYQVVSFDGSTTIEEFQATLAHELGTRDASNGFCLFSDDPIEKDLEHYLDPLAKLCDVISKWETALREKGSGKFENSRVIQLSYKNRLYWKHTIKCETDKERLLLCYQTNSQIVQGRFPLSRELALELASLMSQIDMGDYSLEKSKDVGVGLKGLDKFYPYRYRDALGAEQLKDVQELLVSKWMLLKGRSTLDCVRIYLTCCRKWPYFGACLFQAKPRQSPESNSATATSPVAWLAVAEDALNVLELSTMGSVARYPYSSVMTFGGCQDDFMLVVSHDDGGGCEQKLLFAMSKPKILEITLLIADYMNALGHTVPGTPQMNSLTRNGSRRSLRAPQRPNLAGGSAGATGFSTNATTTAHSTLNSHATHTLNSNHSHTSSSSHHAGGGSQPGTLSSGHHQHHQPDILKSTPDHQRVK from the exons ATGGATAACTATAGGAAAAAG gTGCGTGCCATGGAGCAGCGTCTGAGTGAATGGCCCAAACCACCTCCACAACAGCCCCAGCATCTGCACCAACCAGTGCCCAGTCAGTCGCAGGAACAGCAAACCAGGAGCAAGTCATCTCCGAGTCATCAGGTCGGAGGAGCTacggcagcaggatcagtggGATCAAGTGTTGCGCCCTCCCAGGAAGCAGAGAAAACCATTACTTCTCTGGAGATCCAAGTGGAAGAACAGAGACAATTGCGACTCCACGACGCACGACAAATCGAAGCCAAGGCTGCAAAGATCAAAGAGTGGGTAAATAACAAGCTCCGAGATCTCGAGGAGCAAAACCAGTTGCTACGTGAGCAGAACGTCAAGTGTAATCAGCAATTGGAGCTCCTCAAGAATCACATAGCCAATCAATCGCAGCGGCATAGTATCGTAGGTCCGGTGCGAAACAGTCTTAGCCTAGACGTTCAGGATTTCGCCGGGTCTGGGTCCAGCACTGAGCACCGGAGGAGAAGCGAAAGCCTAGATCCCCAAGAGATTATTGGGCGACCCCTCACAACTTCATATCCCCATCACCAGCATAGAAGAAACCTATCGATGGAGCCTCAAGAACTAGAACGAAATCTGGTGGCTGCGGTCGATGGCCTTACCCTCGCACCACTGTCAAGCATCTCCTGCAAAGCTCCCGGAGGAGTCATAGCTGGATCGGGGGGAGTTCCCAGACCAGATAGCTCCGATACCGACACAGCCCATGACTACGCTGAGATTTACACTCCATCCTGCGAAAGGCTACCCGCTTGGATGAAAAACAATCCGGCTCTAATGACCAGTGGCGGGAATTCCAGCACAACCACAACCACAACCAGTGAACTAGGCGTGCCACGACCACCAACTCCGCCTCTGCATCGGTTTCCCAGCTGGGAGGCCAAGATCTACCAAGTAGCCAACGACGGACTAGCGGGAGCTGGAACGGGACTAAGTACAACGGAGAGTACGGTCATCCAGGAACCAGATATTCAAGAGGGAATAGGCACCACTCCCTCAAATGACCGAAGATATATTCAAAGTCATGAGTCTGGGACTGTGGATGGGAACGGCACCCTAGGCAGCACACCGGGAACACCGCTGCCGCCTTCGAGGCAACAACAAACCGCCAGCGGCGGCTACTGTGATATATCCGTGCCCGTCTATGCAACGGTTAAGGGTCGAGCCTCGCAGATCCGCTCGATGCCATTTACGGGCGATTCAAGCGATGACTCCAGTGACGGTGAGGACCATGCGGTGATGCTTACACACCACTCACACAACTCATCGAGTACAGAAAACACCGAAACATCGACTTCCGGCAGCGCTTCAAGCCCTTCGAAGAGCCTAAAGACCTCTTCTAGTTTAAGTCCGGCAAAGCGAAGTGGTTCGGAGAGTCCTAAGAACGCAAAGGCGCGTG TCCACATCCCACCACGCATATCAACCACACATTCCAGCCACACCATCCAACATATTCAACTGCAATCGTACCAACCCCACACACTACCCCACAACAGTCATAACCATCTGTTTAAGGCCTACACTCGGACGCCTTCGAGTGGACAGATGACTCTACCGCGCCTCCACACGGGCCCAAAGCACGGCCACGCCCTCCAACGCGCGAACGCTTTCTCACCCCTTCAGCACATACGTGGCACAGTAATTTCAGATCTCTCCTTTGAATCAGGcctatcggacgactatgccCTGCCCCCTGACGCCGTATCGGAGTCCACGTGTATGGATGCCTCGATGCCGTCATTGCTGATGCGACAGTCCTACGTAGATTCACCCAGCAAAAAGATTGAGTCGCTGGAGAAG ATGGGTCATCTAGCCAAGCTGGGTGGAAAGTTGAAGACTTGGCGCAAGCGCTGGTTCGTTTTAAAAAACGGATCCCTTAACTACTGGAAGAGCCAACACGACGTGCAACGGAAGCCCCAGGGTCAAATCCAACTTGACGAGGCCTGTCGAATAAATCGAGCAGAAGGAGCTTCTACCTTTGAGATAGACACGGGCAAAAAGGTATACTACCTTACGGCGGACTCGCACACCACCATGGACGATTGGATCCGAGTGCTACAGAACGTGCAACGAAAGAATGCCACTAAGCTGCTGCTAAGTCGTGATGACCAGAAGCCCACGGTACAGGGTTGGGTGACCAAGGTGAAAAACGGTCATCCCAAGAAGTGTTGGTGTGTGTTGTTAGGCAAGATGTTCCTTTACTTCAAGGCTCCTGCTGAGACG AATCCGCTGGGACAGATCAATATGCGCGATGCCCGAGTCGAAGAGGTGGAACACGTGTCTGACTCGGATTCGGAGGAGCGAGAGGATGCcgcccaggatcaggctagacTTACTGTTGCCATCTATCCGGCCCACCAGGGACCAACCTACCTGATCCTGTCTGGCAAACCagatagggataactggctctATCACCTTACAGTTGTTTCTGGCGGCGGACCAAGTGCAGGAACCCAGTACGAACAGCTCGTACAGAAGCTCATGGAGACGGACGGTGATCCTA ACTGCGTTTTGTGGCGTCATCCTATTCTGTTGCACACCAAAGACACCATCACGGCTCCTCTCTCATCTATGCACACGGAAACTATGCAGCCGGAAGCCATTAAGCTCTTTAAG AGCATTCAGCTGTTCATGTCGGTGGCAGTCAACCAGCCTGGCATCGACTACCACGTGGTGCTCGCTCAGAACGCTCTGCAACATGCTCTGGATATGCCCGAGCTGCAAACGGAGATGATATGCATCCTGATCAAGCAGACCTCCCGCCACATGGGACAGAAGCTTAGTGTCGGCGTCCAGGTAAACAAGAAGCTGGGCAAGCAAACGCGC CAACTACTGTTGTGCGCCACCCAAAGCCTATTCACCTGTGATACCCAACAGGCTGGCCACGCCCAAGCTAACGGCAGTTCGCCCACCTCCATACAG GCTCCTGCTGCCACTCCCATAATAGACTGCAAGAGCAACCCGCCCGCCTACAGCTTTGTCCAAAGCTGGCAGCTACTGGCCTTAGCCGTATCCCTCTTCGTTCCGCGCACGAGTCGTCTACTGTGGTATCTCAAGCTTCACTTGTCCAGGAATGCGGATACCAAGACGGAAACGGGAAAGTATGCCGCCTATTGTGAGCGTGCCTTGGAGAGGACCCTGAAAAACGGGGGTCGGGAGACAAAGCCTTCGCGTATGGAAGTGCTGTCCATTCTTCTTAAGAATCCGTACCACCATAATTTGCCGCATGCGATTCCTGTTCACATGATGAACACCACCTACCAG GTGGTCTCCTTCGATGGATCTACTACCATCGAGGAATTCCAGGCTACTTTGGCTCACGAACTGGGTACGAGGGATGCATCTAATGGGTTTTGCCTGTTCAGCGATGACCCGATCGAGAAGGACCTTGAGCACTACCTAGACCCGCTGGCAAAGCTGTGCGACGTGATCAGCAAGTGGGAGACAGCGTTGCGGGAGAAAGGTTCAGGCAAGTTTGAGAATTCTCGGGTGATCCAATTGAGCTACAAGAACCGTCTATACTGGAAGCACACCATCAAGTGCGAGACAGACAAGGAGCGATTGCTCCTCTGCTACCAAACAAATTCCCAGATAGTCCAGGGCCGATTCCCTCTGTCCAGAGAACTGGCTTTGGAGCTAGCCTCGCTGATGTCGCAGATCGACATGGGTGACTACTCGCTGGAAAAGTCTAAAGATGTGGGTGTGGGCCTGAAGGGTCTAGACAAGTTTTATCCGTATCGATATAGGGACGCCCTAGGTGCCGAGCAACTGAAGGATGTGCAGGAGCTACTGGTCTCTAAGTGGATGCTGCTTAAGGGTCGCTCCACCTTGGACTGTGTGCGCATTTACCTTACTTGCTGTAGGAAGTGGCCTTATTTTGGGGCCTGCTTGTTTCAGGCGAAGCCAAGACAAAGTCCAGAATCGAACAGCGCCACGGCAACCTCTCCGGTTGCTTGGCTGGCAGTAGCGGAAGATGCCCTGAATGTCCTCGAGCTATCCACAATGGGTTCGGTGGCCAGGTATCCTTATAGTTCTGTAATGACCTTTGGTGGTTGCCAGGATGACTTTATGCTAGTAGTGTCTCACGATGATGGCGGTGGTTGTGAGCAAAAGCTATTGTTTGCAATGAGTAAGCCCAAGATCTTGGAAATAACGCTGCTTATAGCGGACTACATGAATGCTCTGGGTCACACAGTCCCCGGAACTCCGCAGATGAACTCTCTGACCCGAAATGGATCGCGCCGCTCGCTGAGAGCCCCTCAGCGTCCCAACTTAGCTGGTGGCTCGGCAGGGGCCACTGGCTTCTCCACGAATGCCACAACCACGGCTCACAGCACACTCAACTCACACGCGACCCACACGCTCAACTCAAACCACTCGCACACGTCAAGCAGCTCTCATCACGCCGGCGGAGGAAGTCAGCCGGGCACACTGAGTTCGGGTCACCATCAACACCACCAGCCTGATATACTGAAGAGTACGCCGGATCATCAGAGGGTTAAGTAG
- the LOC108024147 gene encoding uncharacterized protein CG43867 isoform X10 translates to MEQRLSEWPKPPPQQPQHLHQPVPSQSQEQQTRSKSSPSHQVGGATAAGSVGSSVAPSQEAEKTITSLEIQVEEQRQLRLHDARQIEAKAAKIKEWVNNKLRDLEEQNQLLREQNVKCNQQLELLKNHIANQSQRHSIVGPVRNSLSLDVQDFAGSGSSTEHRRRSESLDPQEIIGRPLTTSYPHHQHRRNLSMEPQELERNLVAAVDGLTLAPLSSISCKAPGGVIAGSGGVPRPDSSDTDTAHDYAEIYTPSCERLPAWMKNNPALMTSGGNSSTTTTTTSELGVPRPPTPPLHRFPSWEAKIYQVANDGLAGAGTGLSTTESTVIQEPDIQEGIGTTPSNDRRYIQSHESGTVDGNGTLGSTPGTPLPPSRQQQTASGGYCDISVPVYATVKGRASQIRSMPFTGDSSDDSSDGEDHAVMLTHHSHNSSSTENTETSTSGSASSPSKSLKTSSSLSPAKRSGSESPKNAKARVHIPPRISTTHSSHTIQHIQLQSYQPHTLPHNSHNHLFKAYTRTPSSGQMTLPRLHTGPKHGHALQRANAFSPLQHIRGTVISDLSFESGLSDDYALPPDAVSESTCMDASMPSLLMRQSYVDSPSKKIESLEKMGHLAKLGGKLKTWRKRWFVLKNGSLNYWKSQHDVQRKPQGQIQLDEACRINRAEGASTFEIDTGKKVYYLTADSHTTMDDWIRVLQNVQRKNATKLLLSRDDQKPTVQGWVTKVKNGHPKKCWCVLLGKMFLYFKAPAETNPLGQINMRDARVEEVEHVSDSDSEEREDAAQDQARLTVAIYPAHQGPTYLILSGKPDRDNWLYHLTVVSGGGPSAGTQYEQLVQKLMETDGDPNCVLWRHPILLHTKDTITAPLSSMHTETMQPEAIKLFKSIQLFMSVAVNQPGIDYHVVLAQNALQHALDMPELQTEMICILIKQTSRHMGQKLSVGVQVNKKLGKQTRQLLLCATQSLFTCDTQQAGHAQANGSSPTSIQAPAATPIIDCKSNPPAYSFVQSWQLLALAVSLFVPRTSRLLWYLKLHLSRNADTKTETGKYAAYCERALERTLKNGGRETKPSRMEVLSILLKNPYHHNLPHAIPVHMMNTTYQVVSFDGSTTIEEFQATLAHELGTRDASNGFCLFSDDPIEKDLEHYLDPLAKLCDVISKWETALREKGSGKFENSRVIQLSYKNRLYWKHTIKCETDKERLLLCYQTNSQIVQGRFPLSRELALELASLMSQIDMGDYSLEKSKDVGVGLKGLDKFYPYRYRDALGAEQLKDVQELLVSKWMLLKGRSTLDCVRIYLTCCRKWPYFGACLFQAKPRQSPESNSATATSPVAWLAVAEDALNVLELSTMGSVARYPYSSVMTFGGCQDDFMLVVSHDDGGGCEQKLLFAMSKPKILEITLLIADYMNALGHTVPGTPQMNSLTRNGSRRSLRAPQRPNLAGGSAGATGFSTNATTTAHSTLNSHATHTLNSNHSHTSSSSHHAGGGSQPGTLSSGHHQHHQPDILKSTPDHQRVK, encoded by the exons ATGGAGCAGCGTCTGAGTGAATGGCCCAAACCACCTCCACAACAGCCCCAGCATCTGCACCAACCAGTGCCCAGTCAGTCGCAGGAACAGCAAACCAGGAGCAAGTCATCTCCGAGTCATCAGGTCGGAGGAGCTacggcagcaggatcagtggGATCAAGTGTTGCGCCCTCCCAGGAAGCAGAGAAAACCATTACTTCTCTGGAGATCCAAGTGGAAGAACAGAGACAATTGCGACTCCACGACGCACGACAAATCGAAGCCAAGGCTGCAAAGATCAAAGAGTGGGTAAATAACAAGCTCCGAGATCTCGAGGAGCAAAACCAGTTGCTACGTGAGCAGAACGTCAAGTGTAATCAGCAATTGGAGCTCCTCAAGAATCACATAGCCAATCAATCGCAGCGGCATAGTATCGTAGGTCCGGTGCGAAACAGTCTTAGCCTAGACGTTCAGGATTTCGCCGGGTCTGGGTCCAGCACTGAGCACCGGAGGAGAAGCGAAAGCCTAGATCCCCAAGAGATTATTGGGCGACCCCTCACAACTTCATATCCCCATCACCAGCATAGAAGAAACCTATCGATGGAGCCTCAAGAACTAGAACGAAATCTGGTGGCTGCGGTCGATGGCCTTACCCTCGCACCACTGTCAAGCATCTCCTGCAAAGCTCCCGGAGGAGTCATAGCTGGATCGGGGGGAGTTCCCAGACCAGATAGCTCCGATACCGACACAGCCCATGACTACGCTGAGATTTACACTCCATCCTGCGAAAGGCTACCCGCTTGGATGAAAAACAATCCGGCTCTAATGACCAGTGGCGGGAATTCCAGCACAACCACAACCACAACCAGTGAACTAGGCGTGCCACGACCACCAACTCCGCCTCTGCATCGGTTTCCCAGCTGGGAGGCCAAGATCTACCAAGTAGCCAACGACGGACTAGCGGGAGCTGGAACGGGACTAAGTACAACGGAGAGTACGGTCATCCAGGAACCAGATATTCAAGAGGGAATAGGCACCACTCCCTCAAATGACCGAAGATATATTCAAAGTCATGAGTCTGGGACTGTGGATGGGAACGGCACCCTAGGCAGCACACCGGGAACACCGCTGCCGCCTTCGAGGCAACAACAAACCGCCAGCGGCGGCTACTGTGATATATCCGTGCCCGTCTATGCAACGGTTAAGGGTCGAGCCTCGCAGATCCGCTCGATGCCATTTACGGGCGATTCAAGCGATGACTCCAGTGACGGTGAGGACCATGCGGTGATGCTTACACACCACTCACACAACTCATCGAGTACAGAAAACACCGAAACATCGACTTCCGGCAGCGCTTCAAGCCCTTCGAAGAGCCTAAAGACCTCTTCTAGTTTAAGTCCGGCAAAGCGAAGTGGTTCGGAGAGTCCTAAGAACGCAAAGGCGCGTG TCCACATCCCACCACGCATATCAACCACACATTCCAGCCACACCATCCAACATATTCAACTGCAATCGTACCAACCCCACACACTACCCCACAACAGTCATAACCATCTGTTTAAGGCCTACACTCGGACGCCTTCGAGTGGACAGATGACTCTACCGCGCCTCCACACGGGCCCAAAGCACGGCCACGCCCTCCAACGCGCGAACGCTTTCTCACCCCTTCAGCACATACGTGGCACAGTAATTTCAGATCTCTCCTTTGAATCAGGcctatcggacgactatgccCTGCCCCCTGACGCCGTATCGGAGTCCACGTGTATGGATGCCTCGATGCCGTCATTGCTGATGCGACAGTCCTACGTAGATTCACCCAGCAAAAAGATTGAGTCGCTGGAGAAG ATGGGTCATCTAGCCAAGCTGGGTGGAAAGTTGAAGACTTGGCGCAAGCGCTGGTTCGTTTTAAAAAACGGATCCCTTAACTACTGGAAGAGCCAACACGACGTGCAACGGAAGCCCCAGGGTCAAATCCAACTTGACGAGGCCTGTCGAATAAATCGAGCAGAAGGAGCTTCTACCTTTGAGATAGACACGGGCAAAAAGGTATACTACCTTACGGCGGACTCGCACACCACCATGGACGATTGGATCCGAGTGCTACAGAACGTGCAACGAAAGAATGCCACTAAGCTGCTGCTAAGTCGTGATGACCAGAAGCCCACGGTACAGGGTTGGGTGACCAAGGTGAAAAACGGTCATCCCAAGAAGTGTTGGTGTGTGTTGTTAGGCAAGATGTTCCTTTACTTCAAGGCTCCTGCTGAGACG AATCCGCTGGGACAGATCAATATGCGCGATGCCCGAGTCGAAGAGGTGGAACACGTGTCTGACTCGGATTCGGAGGAGCGAGAGGATGCcgcccaggatcaggctagacTTACTGTTGCCATCTATCCGGCCCACCAGGGACCAACCTACCTGATCCTGTCTGGCAAACCagatagggataactggctctATCACCTTACAGTTGTTTCTGGCGGCGGACCAAGTGCAGGAACCCAGTACGAACAGCTCGTACAGAAGCTCATGGAGACGGACGGTGATCCTA ACTGCGTTTTGTGGCGTCATCCTATTCTGTTGCACACCAAAGACACCATCACGGCTCCTCTCTCATCTATGCACACGGAAACTATGCAGCCGGAAGCCATTAAGCTCTTTAAG AGCATTCAGCTGTTCATGTCGGTGGCAGTCAACCAGCCTGGCATCGACTACCACGTGGTGCTCGCTCAGAACGCTCTGCAACATGCTCTGGATATGCCCGAGCTGCAAACGGAGATGATATGCATCCTGATCAAGCAGACCTCCCGCCACATGGGACAGAAGCTTAGTGTCGGCGTCCAGGTAAACAAGAAGCTGGGCAAGCAAACGCGC CAACTACTGTTGTGCGCCACCCAAAGCCTATTCACCTGTGATACCCAACAGGCTGGCCACGCCCAAGCTAACGGCAGTTCGCCCACCTCCATACAG GCTCCTGCTGCCACTCCCATAATAGACTGCAAGAGCAACCCGCCCGCCTACAGCTTTGTCCAAAGCTGGCAGCTACTGGCCTTAGCCGTATCCCTCTTCGTTCCGCGCACGAGTCGTCTACTGTGGTATCTCAAGCTTCACTTGTCCAGGAATGCGGATACCAAGACGGAAACGGGAAAGTATGCCGCCTATTGTGAGCGTGCCTTGGAGAGGACCCTGAAAAACGGGGGTCGGGAGACAAAGCCTTCGCGTATGGAAGTGCTGTCCATTCTTCTTAAGAATCCGTACCACCATAATTTGCCGCATGCGATTCCTGTTCACATGATGAACACCACCTACCAG GTGGTCTCCTTCGATGGATCTACTACCATCGAGGAATTCCAGGCTACTTTGGCTCACGAACTGGGTACGAGGGATGCATCTAATGGGTTTTGCCTGTTCAGCGATGACCCGATCGAGAAGGACCTTGAGCACTACCTAGACCCGCTGGCAAAGCTGTGCGACGTGATCAGCAAGTGGGAGACAGCGTTGCGGGAGAAAGGTTCAGGCAAGTTTGAGAATTCTCGGGTGATCCAATTGAGCTACAAGAACCGTCTATACTGGAAGCACACCATCAAGTGCGAGACAGACAAGGAGCGATTGCTCCTCTGCTACCAAACAAATTCCCAGATAGTCCAGGGCCGATTCCCTCTGTCCAGAGAACTGGCTTTGGAGCTAGCCTCGCTGATGTCGCAGATCGACATGGGTGACTACTCGCTGGAAAAGTCTAAAGATGTGGGTGTGGGCCTGAAGGGTCTAGACAAGTTTTATCCGTATCGATATAGGGACGCCCTAGGTGCCGAGCAACTGAAGGATGTGCAGGAGCTACTGGTCTCTAAGTGGATGCTGCTTAAGGGTCGCTCCACCTTGGACTGTGTGCGCATTTACCTTACTTGCTGTAGGAAGTGGCCTTATTTTGGGGCCTGCTTGTTTCAGGCGAAGCCAAGACAAAGTCCAGAATCGAACAGCGCCACGGCAACCTCTCCGGTTGCTTGGCTGGCAGTAGCGGAAGATGCCCTGAATGTCCTCGAGCTATCCACAATGGGTTCGGTGGCCAGGTATCCTTATAGTTCTGTAATGACCTTTGGTGGTTGCCAGGATGACTTTATGCTAGTAGTGTCTCACGATGATGGCGGTGGTTGTGAGCAAAAGCTATTGTTTGCAATGAGTAAGCCCAAGATCTTGGAAATAACGCTGCTTATAGCGGACTACATGAATGCTCTGGGTCACACAGTCCCCGGAACTCCGCAGATGAACTCTCTGACCCGAAATGGATCGCGCCGCTCGCTGAGAGCCCCTCAGCGTCCCAACTTAGCTGGTGGCTCGGCAGGGGCCACTGGCTTCTCCACGAATGCCACAACCACGGCTCACAGCACACTCAACTCACACGCGACCCACACGCTCAACTCAAACCACTCGCACACGTCAAGCAGCTCTCATCACGCCGGCGGAGGAAGTCAGCCGGGCACACTGAGTTCGGGTCACCATCAACACCACCAGCCTGATATACTGAAGAGTACGCCGGATCATCAGAGGGTTAAGTAG